One segment of Solanum stenotomum isolate F172 chromosome 1, ASM1918654v1, whole genome shotgun sequence DNA contains the following:
- the LOC125867613 gene encoding kinesin-like protein KIN-12D isoform X2, giving the protein MLRDFKFLRRNSGKNNTQPEEIENVPVNPRDSMGPPASTDSTRPPLNAIQETTRNLKGGVDQQGGVRVTKIDKTPTKPKASRYSDINRTPEKPASLPKGRYGWVQKAGSSSNSVEVGDEGKINAGTCGNQSRIVAVNATPRSTRTIGRANSNYSESHSNQNTPSKSVTKPPNPAFSLASSSRPLASGAARTANYTALYRGIPISGNSPTVLDTVEIPHFDLKENPSFWLEHNVQVLIRVRPLNSMERSTQGYTRCLKQESAQCVTWIGQPETRFTFDHVACETINQETLFRMVGLPMVENCLSGYNSSIFAYGQTGSGKTHTMLGEIEELEIRPSPNRGMTPRIFEFLFARIRAEEESRRDERLQYSCKCSFLEIYNEQITDLLDPSSTNLMLREDITKGVYVENLSEFEVQTVGDILKLLTQGSLNRKVAATNMNRESSRSHSVFTCIIESRWEKNSADNFRFSRLNLVDLAGSERQKASGAEGERLKEAASINRSLSTLGHVIMVLVDVANGRPRHVPYRDSKLTFLLQDSLGGNSKTMIISNVSPSICCAAETLNTLKFAQRAKLIQNNAVVNEDSSADVSALKHEIRLLKEELSSLKRQNISRALSFGQTTISGDSRLEDDSSNDEKALETDQNGSLIAKEAKGIIRLSSKQFKSLETTLAGSLRREQMAETSIKQLEAEIEQLNRLVRQREEDNRCTKMMLKFREERIQRMESLINGLIPADSFLLEENSALAEEIQLLHAKVDRNPEVTRFACENIRLLEELRRFQDFYEEGEREILLNEVSNLRDQLLNNIDGNLKQHSHLDMNIPSQEPVHVCDEQTTLHLELKKTLYELEECQTNLNCCLEKNEKLSREIDELRGSLNSISSADNDRDGGVDVIKESTSEAVALNGKSETFAENEKEDTRKEEMMEHIEEIMDLQLELDILKVIIQEERLHHNELQQHAQSMMQDRDSSKEQLLLVTQKCEDVHAELGEAKSITEALESQHLLAITEVEDLRNSNSRYAEVVRKLELEISSLKEKMFHQGSRDLSSSKLLESDDSPLQAKLKKMHDSLEKAKMLNRRYQSDSEFHVSNEEAMDEISRQAEAETAEVIVCLQEELLLLQQEVENSSLKEMESRKRLTELETEVKNLEAKLSLMTEENLKLGESVYDKEKELINMSEEWEQVNNEIEAIVCGGHEALKDACEQLDFISSTFPDKRSRISEQFGRMTKYIVEKELFIEELNQSLENALNRRNDMESMLRSLRGAVLVMTEAHQLDCHEKDAELFSLTSQLSSKAHVISELENKIKHGEDQLRKVSSSATVAFLVVNWLSEQNSNCVDALNQKDMQLMESLETSRQKDAILWDQASVVAAAENQNESLRTELHTLEKTCSDLRLQLFEEQRQKLDENDMLKTIEKLKELKAGVSTVRLHLSECVERSGSHGKDISNATHASFSSDDKFETLTGSETRQHSQHLESFILEDRTAEKTDCSFDKSNNMIGSASKQDTFQINWKDKSRDATVILLRKEMESALDCLKGVQTEMARLHVEKEALWSSEQKSKESIGDFLAAATSLQTYMDKFEQELVELVDNKLRTIEGAVLESSSSWYEQKKLLEAELCDAKAVAAQKATEASCILAKFEEVQDTMKEADIMINELMIANESLKLDIKRLKKKEIRLTEKRDILVNENQSLQSSNDLKDMHYQRLENEFESDLAMMLRLVLELEDIVSQAATTSTDELKSVTSDVLIIKSQLHASTKYMKSWLEEIWSDIIVKDCALSVLHLCHMGILLEAATGLNVENGLLNHGLSESNSLISKLKEQNFKAQKELEMCRTLKGKLLADIKNSFDRVLRKESDAGDLTSKLGSFEKKIFNLQFQEESMLARSEQMGSELVELMKEIDLSNKTVLASLIDQERVLKDKEEAVKSLEDSLTMEFSAKDFESLILSSELEERTILISELERKNKYFYEVAEGLKREIIFDNLDVALTASILHDKEVEVSNLQEEVAEAGRKQQNLLAELSVMDSMIAKVHSRKNALEKDVCSLMEASCLNETLKHELGELKEGKIVLTTQVQELGSKNEKLLEELQKKDSALESSSSRIFVLDQQNQMLQNETCLLEAASCRLQNDMEMKEAEIKKMNCLKKVIEELQHEIAELKGERCQIFSELEVKKEEIERISVLAAENTFLRIQLTSCEKGNIDTFDMVLKVDSIGSKALNVFQNKSAEFDAMLQNIHEELERASKFFEEFESLENSAEEILIQSASLQTELVRKDDIIKGMLFDLSLLQESASNHKDQKDEIDDLMASINSLENELDEAVCKGQALEVQLQEKISKIAILESDISQKCKDIELLSQTNSELAASAKDTMEEKCSIEEELLEKREVCENLEIEITNFGDIVGEMGNSIECLKRNLSGVTSEKEILHGEILMLKKKLETTQTLAEENEAIAIEAKEVADIAKLQAVEKEEEVKLLERSVEELECTVNVLENEVEFVRGEAERQLLQREELELELHAIKQHMNNVKGSDADMRRHQEEKEKSLQEACQRIQLLEGEIISRDAELAHFKAHISELNLHAEAQASEYKEKFKALEALAQKVKMDPHATQAPALSSSKLEKNSSKPRGSGSPFKCIGIGLVQQLMSERDEEHSAERHRIQELEALAASRQKEIFMLNSKLAVADSMTHDVMRDLLGVKLDMNNYANLLDNPQIKMLMEMARVRNVDAEVKEEEYCKLRQQLNEFIEERKGWIEEIERKQAEMVAAQIALEKLRQRNHLLTTENEMIKMENMNHKKKVMELEADIKKLSGQQNLQQRIHHHAKIKEENNLLKNQNDDLIVKLRKTESILSRVREELAHFRQTNGRSPYINFDKEQTLENKLKEKEEERLQLAQKLLGLCTTVLKAAGLTKLTSEMGISAAEEALEQLKNRLTSLERELQDAKFKNKMTNERLRLSEFMPQSSPLRTNENGHISNRGSSSPLTVFDR; this is encoded by the exons ATGTTGAGGGATTTCAAATTCTTGCGACGGAACAGTGGTAAGAATAATACCCAACCGGAGGAAATTGAGAATGTACCGGTGAATCCGAGGGATTCAATGGGTCCTCCAGCTAGTACAGACTCAACAAGGCCTCCTTTAAACGCAATTCAAGAAACCACCAGGAATTTGAAAGGCGGAGTAGATCAACAAGGGGGTGTTAGGGTTACTAAAATTGATAAGACCCCCACTAAACCTAAGGCTAGTAGATATTCAGACATCAATAGAACTCCAGAAAAACCGGCAAGTCTTCCAAAAGGTCGATATGGATGGGTGCAGAAAGCGGGTTCCAGCTCGAATTCTGTGGAAGTGGGGGATGAAGGAAAGATTAATGCAGGTACTTGTGGGAATCAATCAAGGATAGTAGCTGTCAATGCTACTCCACGGTCCACTAGGACGATAGGAAGGGCTAATTCTAACTATTCGGAGAGTCATTCTAATCAAAACACACCATCTAAAAGTGTTACAAAGCCTCCAAATCCTGCATTTTCTTTAGCCAGTAGTTCTAGGCCTTTAGCGAGTGGAGCTGCCCGGACGGCTAATTACACAGCATTGTATAGGGGAATTCCAATCAGTGGTAATTCACCGACTGTTCTTGATACAGTTGAAATTCCTCATTTTGACCTCAAGGAAAATCCATCATTCTGGTTGGAGCACAATGTACAG GTTTTGATACGAGTGCGTCCTCTCAACAGCATGGAGAGAAGTACTCAAGGGTACACTAGATGCTTGAAGCAGGAAAGTGCACAATGTGTCACTTGGATAGGGCAGCCTGAAACTCGGTTCACATTTGATCACGTGGCATGTGAAACAATCAATCAG GAAACACTTTTTAGAATGGTCGGTTTACCGATGGTGGAGAACTGTTTATCTGGATATAATAGCTCCATCTTTGCTTATGGACAG ACTGGTAGTGGGAAGACACATACAATGCTTGGTGAGATTGAAGAACTGGAAATCAGGCCGAGCCCCAACCGAGGAATGACGCCGCGCatatttgaattcttgtttgCAAGGATCAGAGCA GAAGAGGAAAGTCGAAGGGATGAGAGACTACAATACAGCTGCAAATGTTCTTTTCTAGAGATTTATAATGAGCAAATCACTGATCTCCTTGATCCTTCATCCACAAATTTAATG TTGCGAGAGGATATCACAAAAGGTGTTTATGTTGAAAATCTGTCCGAATTTGAAGTCCAAACTGTGGGTGACATTCTTAAGCTCTTGACTCAG GGTTCTTTAAACAGGAAAGTTGCAGCAACAAACATGAACAGAGAGAGCAGTCGCTCACACAGTGTCTTTACCTGTATAATTGAGAGTAGGTGGGAAAAGAACTCTGCTGATAACTTCCGTTTTTCAAGGCTTAATCTTGTTGACCTTGCTGGTTCAGAAAG GCAAAAAGCTTCTGGTGCTGAGGGTGAACGCTTGAAAGAAGCTGCAAGCATTAACAGATCTTTATCAACTCTAGG TCATGTAATAATGGTTCTGGTTGATGTTGCCAATGGGAGGCCAAGGCATGTTCCTTATAGGGATTCAAAGTTGACATTTCTACTTCAG GATTCACTGGGTGGAAACTCAAAAACAATGATTATATCAAACGTCAGCCCTTCTATCTG CTGTGCAGCTGAAACACTGAATACGTTAAAGTTTGCTCAACGGGCAAAACTTATTCAGAACAAT GCTGTCGTCAATGAAGATTCTTCAGCAGATGTCTCTGCTCTTAAACATGAGATAAGACTTCTAAAG GAGGAGCTTTCGTCTTTGAAACGTCAGAATATATCTAGAGCTTTATCATTTGGTCAAACAACTATTTCAGGAGACTCTAGACTGGAAGATGACAGTAGTAATGATGAAAAGGCACTCGAGACAGATCAGAATGGTAGTTTGATAGCAAAGGAGGCCAAGGGCATTATAAGGTTATCCTCTAAACAG ttcAAATCACTAGAGACCACACTAGCTGGTTCTTTAAGGAGAGAGCAGATGGCTGAAACTTCTATCAAACAACTTGAAGCTGAAATTGAGCAGCTTAACCGTCTG GTTCGTCAAAGGGAGGAAGATAATCGGTGCACCAAGATGATGCTAAAGTTCAGAGAAGAGAGAATTCAAAGGATGGAGTCACTTATCAATGGACTAATTCCAGCAGATAGTTTTTTATTGGAGGAAAACAGTGCACTTGCTGAAGAAATCCAGTTGCTTCATGCTAAGGTTGATAGAAATCCAGAAGTAACTCGATTCGCATGTGAAAACATTAGGCTTTTAGAAGAACTGCGGAG ATTTCAAGATTTTTATGAAGAAGGAGAGAGAGAAATTCTGTTGAATGAGGTTTCTAACTTGCGGGATCAG CTACTTAACAATATTGATGGGAACTTGAAGCAGCACAGCCATTTGGACATGAATATTCCATCTCAG GAGCCTGTACATGTTTGCGACGAACAAACTACACTGCATTTAGAG TTAAAAAAGACTTTATATGAGTTGGAGGAATGCCAGACTAACCTAAACTGTTGTttagagaaaaatgaaaaactcaGCAG GGAAATAGATGAACTACGAGGTTCATTAAATAGCATCAGTTCCGCTGACAATGATCGCGATGGCGGGGTTGACGTCATAAAG GAGTCAACATCAGAAGCTGTGGCTCTTAATGGCAAATCAGAAACTTTTGCTGAGAATGAGAAGGAAGATACgaggaaagaagaaatgatgGAGCACATAGAGGAAATTATGGATTTGCAACTTGAGTTGGACATTCTGAAGGTTATAATTCAAGAAGAAAGGTTGCATCACAATGAATTGCAGCAACATGCTCAATCCATGATGCAAGACCGAGACTCATCAAAAGAACAGCTTCTGTTAGTGACCCAGAAATGTGAAGATGTTCACGCAGAACTTGGGGAAGCCAAATCCATTACTGAAGCTCTTGAATCCCAACATCTCTTAGCAATCACTGAGGTAGAAGATCTAAGAAACAGTAACAGTCGTTATGCTGAAGTAGTGCGGAAACTGGAGCTTGAAATCTCTtccttgaaggagaaaatgtTTCATCAAGGATCGAGAGATCTCTCATCATCTAAGCTCTTGGAAAGTGATGATTCTCCTTTGCAAGCAAAGCTTAAAAAGATGCATGACTCCCTTGAGAAGGCCAAAATGTTGAATCGGCGTTACCAAAGTGACTCTGAATTTCATGTGTCAAATGAGGAAGCGATGGATGAAATAAGCAGGCAGGCTGAGGCAGAAACTGCTGAAGTGATTGTATGCTTGCAGGAAGAACTCCTCCTTCTTCAGCAGGAAGTTGAAAATAGCAGCTTGAAAGAGATGGAGAGCAGAAAGAGGTTAACTGAGTTGGAAACTGAAGTTAAAAATTTGGAGGCAAAATTATCTCTGATGACAGAAGAAAATCTAAAACTTGGTGAAAGTGTATATGACAAAGAAAAAGAGTTAATAAATATGTCTGAAGAATGGGAGCAGGTAAACAACGAGATTGAAGCTATTGTATGTGGGGGGCATGAGGCTCTCAAAGATGCCTGTGAGCAACTGGATTTTATTTCCAGTACATTTCCAGATAAGAGAAGCAGGATATCTGAACAATTTGGCAGAATGACAAAATACATTGTTGAAAAGGAGTTATTTATTGAAGAGCTCAACCAGAGTCTGGAGAATGCTCTCAACAGAAGAAATGATATGGAGTCCATGTTGAGATCTCTTAGAGGGGCAGTTTTAGTTATGACGGAGGCTCACCAGTTAGATTGCCATGAAAAAGATGCTGAGCTATTTTCTTTGACATCCCAGTTGAGCTCAAAGGCACATGTCATCTCAGAACTTGAGAACAAGATTAAGCATGGGGAGGATCAACTCAGAAAGGTGTCAAGCAGTGCAACAGTCGCTTTCTTGGTAGTTAACTGGTTGTCGGAACAGAATTCTAACTGTGTTGATGCGTTAAACCAGAAGGACATGCAGCTTATGGAATCTCTAGAAACAAGCAGACAAAAGGATGCTATTCTCTGGGATCAAGCTTCAGTAGTTGCCGCTGCAGAGAATCAAAATGAGTCTCTGAGAACGGAGCTACATACTCTGGAAAAGACATGCAGTGATCTGAGACTTCAGTTGTTTGAGGAGCAAAGACAAAAGCTGGATGAAAATGATATGTTGAAAACGATTGAGAAACTTAAAGAGCTGAAAGCAGGTGTTTCAACAGTACGTTTGCACCTCAGTGAGTGTGTGGAAAGAAGTGGAAGTCATGGAAAAGATATAAGCAATGCAACTCATGCTTCTTTTTCtagtgatgacaagtttgaaaCATTG ACAGGTAGTGAGACAAGACAACACAGCCAGCACCTAGAGTCATTTATTCTTGAAGATAGGACAGCTGAAAAAACAGACTGTTCCTTCGACAAAAGTAATAATATGATTGGATCAGCCAGCAAGCAGGatacttttcaaataaattggAAGGATAAGAGCAGAGATGCTACAGTTATtctactaaggaaagaaatggaATCTGCTCTTGATTGCTTAAAAGGAGTGCAAACTGAAATGGCCAGATTACATGTTGAGAAAGAAGCCCTGTGGTCATCTGAGCAAAAGAGTAAAGAGAGCATTGGAGATTTTCTGGCTGCAGCAACTTCTCTACAGACCTATATGGATAAGTTTGAACAGGAACTTGTGGAGTTGGTAGACAATAAATTACGAACAATTGAAGGTGCTGTGCTGGAGTCCTCCAGCTCCTGGTATGAGCAAAAAAAG CTACTTGAAGCTGAACTTTGTGATGCTAAGGCAGTGGCGGCCCAGAAAGCTACTGAAGCTTCCTGCATTCTAGCCAAATTTGAAGAGGTTCAAGACACCATGAAAGAAGCAGACATCATGATAAATGAGCTAATGATAGCAAATGAATCCTTAAAGCTTGACATCAAAAGGCTTAAGAAGAAGGAGATCAGGTTAACTGAAAAGAGAGACATCCTTGTTAATGAAAATCAAAGCTTGCAGTCGTCTAATGATCTAAAGGACATGCATTACCAAAGACTGGAAAATGAGTTTGAGTCAGATCTAGCAATGATGCTAAGGCTGGTGTTGGAGCTAGAGGATATAGTTTCACAGGCAGCAACCACTTCCACAGATGAGCTCAAGTCTGTAACATCTGATGTCCTTATCATAAAGTCTCAACTTCATGCATCAACTAAGTACATGAAGTCATGGCTTGAGGAGATCTGGTCTGATATTATTGTCAAGGACTGTGCTCTGTCTGTCTTGCATCTTTGTCACATGGGCATTCTCTTAGAAGCTGCAACCGGATTGAATGTAGAAAATGGGCTACTCAATCATGGGCTAAGTGAATCAAACTCATTAATATCTAAGTTGAAGGAGCAGAACTTCAAAGCACAGAAGGAGCTTGAAATGTGCAGAACTCTGAAGGGGAAATTATTGGCCGACATTAAAAATAGCTTTGATCGTGTATTAAGGAAAGAGTCTGATGCAGGGGATCTTACCTCCAAACTTGGCTCTTtcgagaaaaaaatatttaatctgCAGTTCCAGGAAGAGTCAATGTTAGCAAGGTCCGAGCAAATGGGATCTGAGCTTGTTGAGTTAATGAAAGAGATAGATCTCAGCAACAAAACTGTCTTGGCATCTCTTATAGATCAAGAAAGGGTGCTGAAGGACAAAGAGGAAGCCGTGAAGTCTCTGGAAGATAGTTTGACTATGGAGTTTTCTGCAAAAGACTTTGAGTCATTAATTTTGTCATCTGAGTTAGAAGAGAGGACCATATTAATATCTGAGTTGGAGAGAAAAAATAAGTACTTCTATGAAGTTGCCGAAGGTTTGAAGAGAGAAATCATTTTTGACAATCTAGATGTTGCATTAACCGCATCCATCTTACATGACAAGGAAGTTGAGGTTTCTAATCTACAAGAGGAAGTTGCAGAAGCAGGAAGGAAGCAGCAGAATTTGTTGGCCGAACTTAGTGTAATGGATTCCATGATTGCCAAAGTTCACTCCAGAAAAAATGCTCTTGAGAAAGATGTGTGCTCACTGATGGAAGCTTCTTGTTTGAATGAGACATTAAAGCATGAACTTGGTGAATTAAAGGAAGGAAAGATTGTTCTGACAACCCAGGTCCAGGAACTTGGCTCTAAAAATGAGAAGTTGCTTGAAGAATTGCAAAAGAAGGACTCAGCCCTTGAAAGTTCTTCAAGTCGCATCTTTGTCCTTGACCAACAAAATCAGATGTTGCAGAATGAAACTTGCTTGCTGGAAGCAGCATCATGCAGACTCCAGAATGATATGGAAATGAAAGAAGcagaaattaagaaaatgaattGTCTAAAAAAGGTGATTGAAGAACTGCAGCATGAAATAGCAGAGTTAAAAGGAGAACGTTGCCAAATTTTCTCAGAGTTGGAGGTAAAGAAAGAAGAGATCGAGAGAATCAGTGTTTTGGCAGCAGAGAATACTTTCTTGAGAATCCAACTCACATCTTGTGAGAAGGGTAACATTGACACTTTTGATATGGTGCTCAAAGTAGACAGCATTGGGAGTAAAGCACTTAATGTTTTTCAAAACAAAAGTGCTGAATTTGATGCCATGTTACAAAACATACATGAAGAACTTGAAAGGGCATCCAAGTTTTTTGAAGAGTTTGAATCATTGGAGAATTCTGCTGAAGAGATATTAATACAAAGTGCTTCCCTGCAAACTGAGTTAGTACGGAAGGATGACATCATCAAAGGAATGCTATTTGACCTTAGTTTGTTACAAGAATCGGCATCTAACCACAAGGAtcaaaaagatgaaattgatgaTCTGATGGCTTCTATAAATTCTTTGGAAAATGAGCTTGATGAAGCTGTTTGCAAAGGTCAAGCGCTTGAAGTTCAGTTGCAGGAAAAGATAAGTAAGATAGCAATTTTGGAGTCAGATATCTCTCAAAAGTGCAAGGACATAGAATTGCTTTCACAGACAAACTCGGAGCTGGCTGCCAGTGCCAAGGACACCATGGAAGAAAAATGTTCCATCGAGGAGGAATTGTTAGAGAAAAGGGAAGTCTGTGAGAACTTAGAGATAGAAATTACCAACTTTGGTGATATTGTTGGCGAAATGGGCAACTCAATTGAATGCTTGAAGAGAAATCTGAGTGGTGTTACCAGTGAAAAAGAAATTCTCCATGGAGAAATTCTCATGTTGAAAAAGAAACTAGAGACAACACAAACTCTTGCGGAGGAAAATGAAGCAATTGCCATAGAAGCGAAAGAG GTGGCCGATATAGCAAAACTCCAGGCTGTTGAGAAAGAAGAGGAGGTTAAATTGTTAGAGAGGTCTGTTGAGGAATTGGAGTGCACAGTGAATGTACTAGAAAATGAG GTTGAATTTGTCAGAGGAGAGGCTGAGCGACAGCTGTTACAAAGAGAGGAGCTGGAATTGGAACTTCATGCCATCAAGCAACACATGAACAATGTAAAAGGCAGTGATGCTGATATGAGAAG GCATcaagaggaaaaagaaaagagtctTCAAGAAGCTTGTCAGCGCATACAACTTCTTGAGGGAGAAATCATCTCTAGAGATGCTGAA CTAGCCCACTTCAAGGCTCATATATCAGAACTAAATTTGCATGCTGAGGCACAGGCTAGCGAGTATAAGGAAAAG TTTAAGGCATTAGAAGCATTGGCACAGAAAGTGAAGATGGATCCCCATGCCACCCAAGCTCCAGCTTTATCATCAAgcaaattggaaaaaaattcttCAAAGCCTAGGGGTTCTGGTTCCCCTTTCAAATGCATTGGCATAGGCTTGGTTCAGCAGTTGATGTCTGAGAGGGATGAGGAGCATAGTGCAGAAAGACATCGCATCCAAGAACTTGAGGCTCTAGCTGCTAGTAGACAAAAAGAG ATATTCATGTTGAACTCAAAATTAGCTGTTGCTGATAGCATGACCCATGATGTAATGCGCGATCTATTGGGTGTGAAACTGGACATGAATAACTATGCG AATCTGCTGGATAATCCGCAAATAAAAATGTTGATGGAGATGGCTCGAGTCCGTAATGTTGATGCTGAGGTCAAG GAGGAAGAGTATTGTAAGCTGAGGCAACAGCTAAATGAGTTTATAGAGGAGCGGAAAGG ATGGATTGAGGAAATTGAGAGAAAACAAGCAGAGATGGTGGCTGCACAGATTGCACTTGAAAAACTGCGCCAGCGGAATCACTTGCTTACAACTGAAAATGAAATGATAAAG ATGGAGAACATGAATCATAAAAAGAAGGTCATGGAACTTGAAGCAGACATAAAGAAGTTGTCTGGTCAGCAAAACCTTCAACAGCGCATCCACcatcatgctaaaattaag GAAGAGAACAATTTACTGAAAAATCAGAATGATGACCTTATAGTAAAGCTGCGGAAAACTGAATCAATTCTTTCTCGAGTTAGGGAAGAGCTGGCTCACTTCCGTCAAACTAATGGAAGAAGCCCCTACATTAATTTTGACAAGGAGCAAACGCTGGAGAACAAGTTGAAG GAAAAGGAAGAGGAAAGATTGCAATTGGCGCAGAAGTTACTTGGTCTGTGCACTACTgtgctaaag GCTGCTGGATTAACAAAACTAACATCTGAGATGGGGATCTCAGCAGCTGAAGAAGCACTTGAGCAGCTCAAAAACAGATTGACTTCACTGGAAAGAGAACTACAAGATGCCAAATTTAAG AACAAAATGACTAACGAACGGCTCCGATTGTCTGAGTTCATGCCACAATCCTCCCCTCTAAGAACGAATGAAAATGGACATATTTCAAACAGAGGATCATCTTCCCCTCTAACTGTCTTTGATCGGTGA